The sequence TATTCGATTTCAAAAACGCAAAGCCTATTTTCAAGTTCAATGGGTCATTTTCTTCGAAAGACCTGCCACGCCTGGGATTTAGATTGCTGACTTTAACCGTTGATTTTCACTTGGAGAATTTGACTTCAAGAAACGGAAGGACAGCGGATTTCCTGTCAAAATAACATGGTAGCACACAGCTTCCAGCCACACCGGTCAGATTCCGCTAGCGCAGCGACGAATAAGAGTGGAGAAAGAGGCGTgtagaaattaagaaaaaaagctTTTTGTGATTTGATTTATCCATATTTGAGTTCCAACATATGTCACTTCGTTTAAAGTTCATGGGGCCATTTTCTCGAAATACTTTTCAAGCCTAGACCTTACACTTaacttgatgttgtttttggctCAAAGAACTTTTAGATTAGTAAAAGGAACAGAGAAATGCCCAACTCCCAGTGGCCTTCCTTAGATGGTTTTGAAACATAACCAGACCTGTCATGCTTCTTTTGGTCCTTGTGGGAAGCATCAACTTAGGCTTGATTTGTTTGGTGCTGCTTGGAGAACGGTGGGCCTCATTATATTTCTGCCCTTTGGTCAATGTGTCAGCCAGTATTACTTTTATGTCTGCCAACAAAGTGTctacacaagaatgaaattaagAATTAGCTTTCCTCTGGCGTAGGAATGCGTAACCTTAAGACGTCAAACTGGAATGTTGCATTCTGAGTGTTCTCAGACTTAGAGCAGTTTGGCAATCTGAAGAATTCAAACCTTTCTCCCCCACTTTCGAGGTAGCTGGAAGTCAGTCTATTTCTTGAAACCTATAGCAGGATGGCAGGTCCAGCTACGCTAGCCGTTGTCGCAGTTTCGGCTGTACTGTTCACGTTCTCTGTCTGCCTTGCGGTAGAAGCAGAGGGTGAGGAGGGCTCGTGTCCGAAGCAGATGGCAAACAGCAACGTCAACAACATCACGGTGGTGGCTCCGCCCGGACCGAGGGGGGACACGGGGCCGCCGGGACCGAGGGGTGCTCGCGGGGAGAGGGGAGACACGGGCCTTCCCGGGAAGCTCGGACCGCAAGGCTTGGAGGGCCAGAAGGGCGAGAAAGGCGCTCCAGGGCAGAAAGGCAGCCAAGGCGCGGAAGGATTTGGCGGAGGAGCTGTTTATATCCGGTGGGGGCGGACGTCGTGCGACGAGGGTACGGGCACGGTAACGGTGTACTCCGGGTTCGCCGGCGGAGCGCACTTTAGCAACAATGGAGGAGGAAGCAACTACCAGTGCCTCCCCGCAGACCCGGAGTGGGGCCGGTACGAAGATGGGGTTCAGGGATCGAAATCCTACATGCACGGTGCGGAGTACGAACTCAGCAGTAACGTACCGTACGAAAAGGCTATATTTCACGACCGTGACGTGCCCTGCGCAGTTTGCTACAGTCTCTCCCGCCGCGCGCAGCTGATGATCCCCGCCCGCAAAACCTGCCCGGACGGCTGGACACGGGAGTATGGAGGCTACCTGATGGCAGCGTACCATGACCATCCCGGCCGGACGGAGTTCGTGTGCATGGACGGGGAGCCCGAAGTCCTGCCAGGCGGGGAAGGAAACGTGAACGGCGCGCTGTTCTACCCCGTGGAGGCCCGCTGCGGCTCGCTGCCGTGTCCGCCGTACGTGGAGGGGAGGGAGCTGACCTGCGTCGTGTGCACAAAATAGGACGTTTAGAGTCACGTGACAGTGACGTAATGTGACGTAGCATCCTCCAAGTTTGGTGAAAGACGAATTGGGTAAAAGTTATCTGTTATGTGAGTAGTTGGTAATTAACAGTTAAGCGATTATTGTCAACGTGATATTGCATGATGAGGGTTTAAAGTACATTTGGTAGAAGTTTGTATACGATCGCGATCGCCTTTTGGAGAACTTTTAAAAGGTCTGAAGATACACATCTCGATTCGCTTTTTTACATGTCGAATATAATTAAGCGAGCATTTTCTaaaatttgtccttttttaatcTTTCCCTCGTTCCAGATAATCTGTCTATTTTTTTGTGTTCAACCattttgtgatgtaatgaaCTTTACTTTCCTTTTCAATGTACAACTTTTGAAAAACTACATTATAACTGAAAGAAAATCAATTGAGAATATCAAGTTCATCATTTCCCCGTAGTCTTTACGTTTAAAAGTTTATGTATTTCAACGTTTACATGAGCATGAGCCCGCCAAATGATAACCTTGTGCACACTTTTGAACTTGGCGCTCTCTTCgctccaccccctcccccaacggTAGTGACGTAATGGTTCTTCAGCCTCGTTCTGAGTTCTGAAGTAAACGTTCTTTAGAGCAGACCACCCTTACCTAGCCATTGGTAATCTCGCAGTATAGCTAATTTTAGACCAGTGACAATCGTGATGGCGGGATTTGACCAACACTCATATCGATATCATCCGAACatttcttgatcttgatcttgatcatGATTGTATACTgagcaacacccctcttgttggggtaatgCGCCCAGGGGGGAGTGCGATGCGCTGTTATTGTCCTCTCAGGTGCAAGAGCACAGCCTCCTTGAAGTTGGGAGGGTCAGCTATCTCCGTGACTTCCTGAGGTAATTGATTACAGTCTCTCACAGTTTGAGGGTAAAATGAGTATCTATAACGGTCTTTGTGGAATGGTAGAGCCTCAtatgaattttgatttgagTGTCACGATTGGCGCGGGGCAGGTATCAAATGAGTTTCGACCGGTAGGACATTTAACAACATTGTAGCGTGCAGCTTTTAGCCACGCCAGTCAGATTCCGCTAGAGCAGCGACGAATGGGAGTGGAGAAGGGGGCctgcagtaatgctttaaaggaAGTTCGAAGAagcattttaaaaatctgttatttccatatttgagttccaacatgtgccacttatttTGAGGTTCATGGGACCCTTTTCTCAAAAGACTTTGCACTTGACTTcagatgttgtttttgactCAAAGAACTTTCAAATAAGTCAAAGAAACAGAAAACTGCCCAACTTTCAGTGGCCTTGCTGAGATGGCTTTGAAACATGACCAGACCTGTCATGCTTCTCTCGGGCCTTGTGAGAAGCATCAACTTAGGCTTGACTTGTTTGGTGCTGTTTGGGGAACGGTGGGCCTCATTATATTTCTGCCCTTTGGTCAATGTGTCAGCCAGTATTATTTTTGTGTCtgccaacaaattgcaaagTGTCTACGAGAATGAAATTAATTAAGACTCAGTTTTCCTCTCTCGTAGGAATGTGTAACCTTTAGACGTCAAAATGGAATGTAGCATTCTGAGTGTTCTCAGACTTAAAGCAGTTTGGCAAGCTGAAGAATTCAAACCATTCTCCACCACCTTCGAGGTAGCTGGAAGTCAGTCTATTTCTTGAAACCCTAAAGCAGGATGGCAGGTCCAGCTACACTAGCCGTTGTCGCACTTTCTGCACTGTTTCTGTTCTCTTCCTGCCTTGCGGTAGAAACAGAGGGTGGGGAAGGCTCGTGTCCGAAGCAGATGGCAAACAGCAACGTCAACAACATCACGGTGGTGGCTCCGCCCGGAGCGAGGGGGGACACGGGGCCGCCGGGACCGAGGGGCGTTCGCGGGGAGAGGGGAGAGACGGGCCGTCCCGGGAAGCTCGGACCACAAGGCTTGGAGGGTCAGAATGGCGAGAAAGGAGCTCCGGGGCAGAAAGGCAGTCAAGGCGCGGAAGGATTTGGCGGAGGAGCTGTGTATATCCGGTGGGGGCGGACGTCGTGCGACGAGGGTACGGGCACGGTAACGGTGTACTCCGGGTTCGCCGGCGGATCGTACTACGCCAACAAGGGAGGAGGAAGCAACTACCAGTGCCTCCCCGCAGACCCGGAGTGGGGCCGGTACGACGATGGGGTTCAGGGATCGAAGTCCTACATGTACGGCGCGGAGTACGAACTTGACACAAACGTACCATACGATAAGGCTACCCTTCACGACCGTGACGTGCCCTGCGCGGTTTGCTACAGTCTCTCCCGCCGCGCGCAGCTGATGATCCCCGCCCGCAAGACCTGCTCGGAAGGCTGGACGCGGGAGTACGGAGGCTATCTGATGGCGGAGTACCACAACCACAACCGCTCGGAGTTCGTATGTATGGACGGGGAGCCCGAGGTGCTGCCAGGCGGGGAAGGAAACGCGAACGGCGCGCTGTTCTACCTAGTGGAGGCCCGCTGCGGCTCGCTGCCGTGTCCGCCGTACATGGAGGGGAGGGAACTGACATGCGTCGTATGCACAATATAGGACTTTTACAGTCATATGACAGTGACGTAATGTAGCATTCaccatattgttttttttggtaaaaGTAACGTGTTACATGAGAAGTGGTCAGAACTGAAATGTTTTCCGCAGCTTACTTAGAAACCAACACATGTAAGTTGTTGGTCGCCATTTTGGATCTATCCATTCCACCAACATGGTGGCCGTATCGACGGCTTGCACGTGCAAACAGACCGCAAATGAAAGACACAATTCTCACGAGAAAACGGACATTTCTTATTGAAATTTTAGTTATACCATGTTTGTATCGTACAGTTATATTTTAGGTGTAATATGAAGAATTGTATTTTCTAGGTGTAGTTTTACATataaagatatttgatatcaGAATATGTGTGAGGTTCCGAATCTCGAGCGCTTGCAGGCAACAGTTAGTTGAAATATATCGCAAGACAACATATGATTAATCCCTGTATAGCATGCTTCAAGCGTTGCCAATAGCTGTCGAAGGATTAATGTACCTTATTTCTATTTTATGAACGGCCCAAATATTGATCTTCCAAGTTGTCGTTCTATCAGCAAAAAGGCTTTAAGCATGTTGAATTAAAATTCTATCCAGACAAACAGCTGCTTCTTATTGTGCAATGATGTAGTGTCAAAGAATATGTTGTCAACTCTGGCAATTTGTCTCCAAACAAAGATTGGAAGGGCCCTTCTTTCTACCAGCTTTTCCATctaagtagcctctaccaggctccgcggatggctggtaaaatagtagaaattggccaaatagagtgaatagtatgctaagggagttagctacggagagagtgCCCAATATGCCATTCACGAAATGTCTAGAGGTGGCAAACTATATCTtctttagcggactaacttttctggcatgttatccgtctatttggtcaatttctacgatttttccagcgacatgTAGAGGCTACCATCTAACTTATGTTATACAAAATATGCCCTGTCAAGTCAGCGACTAGCCAGAGAGGTTTGATGGGCCAGCTGTCAAAATCTTCCCCTTATtttttccatgaaaaatggagatatagttttgggtgtgtctgtgtgtgtgtgtgtctatgtgtgtgtctatgtgtgtatgtgtgtgtgtttgtgtgtgtgtgtgtgtgtgtgtgtgtgtgtttgtgtttccggatttttgtagtcagcataactcgagaacctctggatggattactatgatatttggtatatgggtaggtggTGATaagacgaaagtcaaggttgaCATTTGgtctcctggtatgtgaccttggtactgcagcagaactaccgttttttttgtatcttctgcCCAGGACGTgacatggtcttgattttttgttggcagatagcttgtgatgtaaagaaGTAGTGCTGTGgggtttggccccctagcagcttgctctggaaatGCAGGGGTGTTTTAAAACCTTTGCTTTGAGTATTTCGCAATCATTTATGATAAGCTTAAGGTACATCTGGTATTTTGTTTGAAGTACAATCGACGCCTCTGCAGCTGTTTATCGTAGCTTTTACTTACAAATTTACTTGTGCCAAGAAGATGTCAAGGCAAATTCCTGCTTGGAATGGAGCCAGTGACAAGGCTTCAGGCAACAGCTGGAGAAGTGGAGATAAGGGTGCAAAGTGTGCGGCTATCAGCAGAAATTATAGCAAtcatgcatactgtaaatgcagaaatgttcgcggtggttctatgttcgaggttttcgcggtaagctcttcgccgcgaacttaaaaccaccgcgaacgtttctgcctatgtttctgtagcgctactattgtttcaaatgtgaacttaaaaccaccgtgaacacttcattttctccctaccgcgaaattgaaccacgcgaacttaaatgcatttacagtatttggagTTCAATCTCAAAGTTGTCGGGGTGAAGGGATAAATGATGAGTTGGGTGGTAAGGGTAGGAAGGGCATGGAAAGTGTAATGTTCTGTCTTATATCAATTTGATCTGTCGCAAAACAGACTTTTCACTGACAATGCATGACGAGGCTTGTAGATAAAGGCGATGTTACTAGTCGGTGCGCTAAATGATACTaatattgatattgaaaaaaaatacatagtaGTGCATTAACCACGagaccgaaagaaacagattatttttATCAGTTGCCGCAATTAATATTACCCCGAACTTTTACCATGTAGATGACCATCAAAGGACCACGTTTCTAATCGTACGTCGTAACTCCCAAGAACTGACATTCCAACTCGTAGGTTTTCCGCCCACCGACATTAAACTTCATATGTTGTGGGACTGCTGGCAACACTAGATAATTCCAACAACCCCTGGGACATGAATGGTCTATCTCAATCAACCCTTGGCATttaaacacaacacaactcagACATATACAGAAGTCGCAGAAAAAGGAGGGGTGGGACTTCTGATCATCGTAGGGAATACAGTAAAAGATACACACCTAAGACTTAGATTCCATTTCTTTATTGCATAAACTGAATATTCACTTTCTTATTTACCCTCATAGTTTCTACCTATTCACATGTCTGAAAAGTCTTTCGTTGTAATATAAGTAGCCGTTGCCTTATGTGACATATTTCTGAGCTGATCTTTATGCATCTCTACGGAACAAGCTTCCTTGTGATCTCGCTCCTGATGAGTGCAACTTTGACCTCTTAAAAAGTCAAGGGTAAACGGACATCTTGAAACATATTGGTTGTCAAACCTCAAATTCCACATGTTTAATACgtcaaaaattgttactcattgtaaatggataaaattttgaaacagtcagacgtttcagacagcatccgctggctttcgtcagtgactaacgataggactggtaagactacgtcaagacatcctaaatggTCTTaatctcattaacatatctattcagacttttggtataaaaaaaaactagtttcccagtcctatcgttagtcactgacgaaagacagcggatgctgtcagacagcggatactgtctgaaacgtctgactgtttcaaaattttatccagttgcttgagtaactatttttggcgtatcttactacctggatgtctaaccttcatcaacgtccACATGTTTAAATTTTCCGTTTTATGTTTGCACTTAAATCCACGTGTAGGGGTACAATTACATTATATGAATATCCGCCATCAGCGCAATGCTGATGGAGTGGATAGATCAAAGATGGCGAACCTTCAGGCAATTATTGTAACGATGACAATTATTATTATACTGCGCGCGGCGGGAGAGACTGTAGCAAACCGCGCAGGGCACGTCACGGTCGTGAAGAGTGTCCTTGTCGTACGGTACGTTTGTGCTGAGTTGATACTCCGCACCGTACATGAAAGAGCTGTATGCATGAGCCCCATCCTCGTACCGGCCCAACTCCGGGTCTACGGGAAGGCACTGGTAGTTGCTTCCTCCTCCTTCGTGGGCCTAGTACGATCCGCCGGCGAACCCAGAGTACACCGTTACCGTGCCCGTACCCTCGTCGCACGACGTCCGCCCCCACCGGATGTACACAGCTCCTCCGCCAAATCCTTCTGCACCTTGGGTATCTTTCTTCCCCGGAGCTCCTTTTTCGCCCTTCTGACCCTCCAAGCCTTGCGGTCCGAGCTTCCCGGGAAGGCCCGTGTCTCCCCTCTCTCCGCGAACGCCCCTCGGTCCCGGCGGCCCCGTGCCCCCCCTCGGTCCGGGCGGAGCCACCACCGTGATGTTGTTGACGTTGCTGTTGGCCATCTGTTTCGGACACGAGTCATTCTCACTCTCCGTTTCGACCGCAAGGTATACAGGGAACAGAAACAGTGAAGAAAGTGCAACGAAGACCACCGTAGCGTGAGCATCCATCCTGCTTTAAAGCCATACAGCTACCTTGACGATAGTGGAGAATAGTCTGGATTCTTTAGCTCGCTACACTGCTCTGTTAAGAGTCTGAAGCCTCTCTCCAAATATAACCTACAACAAGATGACACCATATCGCTTAAGTGCTACATGTTTACCCCAGAACTTTCTCCTCCAGCAAAGAGTGATTATTTAGTTATCTGACCAATTGCACTGACCAACACACCAGCTACATTTCATTCCCTCTCATCTGAATATTTGCTTTAATGTTGAGTGGACAGGACACAGTGATCACGAAGACTTAACTACTACAACGGACAGCCGGAAAAGTACAGAAAAGGGTGCAAAGAGAGTGGCTATCAAGAGAAGCTAGGAATACTTGGGTGACTCAAAGTAGTCGATGGTAAAGGTAGAAAGAATGAGTTGGACGGCTCAGGTAAGAAGTGAAGGGAACTTTTATGTTCTGGGTtttaccaatttgatttctcgTAAAACAGGCCGTTATAATATTGACAATTGGTGGCTCAGACTACAGAAAGATGAATACGTTTGTCCAGTTTACTATTCGGTGCAACATGTGATATCATTCTCCTATGATATAATATCCAAGCTGTGGCCTATTACCCTAAATTGCCTGAGGTGCATCCATGCCACTTGAGTATAAGTTTTTTTAAGTCACTCCCGACACCCTCACCGGAGAGCTCGAATAAAATCCCTTCCATCTACCGGAGAATAGGAACACCGATGGCTTCGCTACGGTAAGCTAGAGGTGTGGCCATCTTGAGCAAATCATGGTTGTATCTCTAACTCAATTACATTACCTTCTAAGATCTGTCATCCCTACCGATTGTTTTCAAATTAAGGCGCTGGCCCCATATATAACCCGGTCCTCTAACATTAGGCCTCATTTGTGGGACTACTGACAACCACTTGATCACTGTACTGAAACTTCCCAGGGACACGAATGGTTTACCTTAACACACACTCTCATTTAGCATTTGGGCACAACCCAGATAGATACAGACGTCAGAAAGAGAGAGGAAAAACTTTTAAGCAGTGTAAGAacacaatgataaaaaaatacagaaaagttATATTTCAGCTGTTtattgcataaacagaatatttACCTTCTTATAGTTTTTTGCACTTCCATCTCTGCCCAAGTCTGATAGGTATCAGTTTTTCGCTGTAATATAAGTAGTCTTTGCCGTGTGGGGCACCTTTTTAAACCTAGATATCTATGTAGTAGATTAAGGAGGCCTTGTTGTTGTTAAAATGAAACTTTACTCCAAAATCCAACGTCAAGATGTCAGGTTATATTCCAACATGGTACATCGAACATTTGAAAACATGAATTTCTGTTTTAATATTTGCTGTTGCATTTACTTACATGGTACAACTGTGTTGGTGGAGTcgaaaatccaagatggcgaccggtCATTCGGAACGTGCAGGGTATGATTGTACGATTTACAATAATCATTTAAGTATATTGATTTCTAGCTACGAAGAGACAAGATGCTATCATATTGAGCCGGAGGCGAACCAACAGATTGAAAATTACCCACAACAATGTCTTTTACCCAACAACATCATGGTGGATGCTACATTACGTCACTGTCACGTGACTGTAAAAGTCCTATTTCGTGCACACGACGCAGGTCAGCTCCCTCCCCTCCACGTACGGCGGACACGGCAGCGAGCCGCAGCGGGCCTCCACGGGGTAGAACAGCGCGCCGTCTTTGTTTCCTTCCCCGCCCGGCAGGACCTCGGGCTCCCCGTCCATGCACACGAATTCCGTACGGCCGTTGTGGTCATGCTTCGCTGCCATTAGGTAGCCTCCGTACTCCCGCGTCCAGCCTTCCGGGCAGGTCTTGCGGGAGGGAATCATCAGCTGCGCGCGGCGGGAGA comes from Branchiostoma lanceolatum isolate klBraLanc5 chromosome 2, klBraLanc5.hap2, whole genome shotgun sequence and encodes:
- the LOC136426507 gene encoding short-chain collagen C4-like, which codes for MAGPATLAVVAVSAVLFTFSVCLAVEAEGEEGSCPKQMANSNVNNITVVAPPGPRGDTGPPGPRGARGERGDTGLPGKLGPQGLEGQKGEKGAPGQKGSQGAEGFGGGAVYIRWGRTSCDEGTGTVTVYSGFAGGAHFSNNGGGSNYQCLPADPEWGRYEDGVQGSKSYMHGAEYELSSNVPYEKAIFHDRDVPCAVCYSLSRRAQLMIPARKTCPDGWTREYGGYLMAAYHDHPGRTEFVCMDGEPEVLPGGEGNVNGALFYPVEARCGSLPCPPYVEGRELTCVVCTK
- the LOC136426606 gene encoding short-chain collagen C4-like; protein product: MANSNVNNITVVAPPGARGDTGPPGPRGVRGERGETGRPGKLGPQGLEGQNGEKGAPGQKGSQGAEGFGGGAVYIRWGRTSCDEGTGTVTVYSGFAGGSYYANKGGGSNYQCLPADPEWGRYDDGVQGSKSYMYGAEYELDTNVPYDKATLHDRDVPCAVCYSLSRRAQLMIPARKTCSEGWTREYGGYLMAEYHNHNRSEFVCMDGEPEVLPGGEGNANGALFYLVEARCGSLPCPPYMEGRELTCVVCTI